aacaaagatctattGCCCGAACATCGATGAAAAGGGGCAGGTCTGTCTGCCAGGAATTAGtgctgaaaactggaagccagcaaCCAGAACCGGCCAAATAATCCAGTCCCTCACAGCACTGGTGAACGACCCCCAGCCCGAGCACCCACTTCGGGCTGACCTAGCTGAAGAATACTCTAAGGAccgtaaaaaattctgtaagaacgcTGAAGAGGTTCCAAAGAAATACGGGGAGAAGCGACCTGTGGACTAAACTCTGCCGCGACGGATTCCAGCGAGTGTGAGTGGAGACCCACAAAGCAGGACTCTGCTGAAAATCGACACGTGCCGCCGCCTGGTGTTTGCTTGTGGCAGGTactaactttctacagttttcttaatcagacGTGGTCTAGGTAACCtgtaaagaaaggattaaaaatttaaggtgttctaaaaaaaaaaaatagctacctgttcatgacaaaagttgagaagccaattaacctgctgtcccaccccccttatcccaagttcctgttctgctccctgggttGTGTAGAAGGAACCAGTAAGCCTGAGATGTGGAGACATGACAGCTTTCGACAGGA
This genomic interval from Neomonachus schauinslandi unplaced genomic scaffold, ASM220157v2 HiC_scaffold_4928, whole genome shotgun sequence contains the following:
- the LOC123323992 gene encoding ubiquitin-conjugating enzyme E2 L3-like: SKIVASRRLMKDNPPYDKGALRIEINFPAEYPLKPPKITFKTKIYCPNIDEKGQVCLPGISAENWKPATRTGQIIQSLTALVNDPQPEHPLRADLAEEYSKDRKKFCKNAEEVPKKYGEKRPVD